Below is a genomic region from Culicoides brevitarsis isolate CSIRO-B50_1 chromosome 2, AGI_CSIRO_Cbre_v1, whole genome shotgun sequence.
attgtaaaaaatatttaaattaacttaaaatgaatttttctctgaagcaaaattaaaagttaaatgtttaagaattttttgttaagaaaaaaaatttaatttatgtttttcgataatttttgaatagattttggagacaaaaaaataaaaattttagattttttccttattaattattaaaaaaatattaaatgacctaaaattatttttttatgcattaaaaaaaaatattaaaattttctaatatttaaccaataaaaaaaaaataaattaaaaaattaaatttaatcaaaaattttgttaaatttcatcgcgattaactttttttattccacaaccaaattaaaatattttttttatttaaaaaccagGTTGAAGAAGATGCAGAAGCAATGCAACAAGAACTCAAAGAAGCCTTCCGGTTGTATGACAAAGAAGGCAATGGCTACATCACCACCGGCGTCTTGCGCGAAATCTTGCGTGAGCTCGACGACCAACTCACAAACGACGATCTTGACATGATGATTGAAGAAATTGATTCTGATGGGTCTGGCACCGTTGATTTCGatggtaagtaaaaaattttcgtaacgCACGAAAATTGCAAGAGATGTCGCGTcgcaagaaaatttatttatttttaaatttttgtttttagaattCATGGAGGTCATGACAGGCGGAGATGATTAAACGACACCTCATTCAAAATAGTTTGTTCATCCCCTTCTTAGTGTTTCTTTGAGAGTTCACCTCAATATAAAGATCGTAAAAACTccactttttaaatatacatgatgatgatgatggtaatAAATGGCTCGGCATCGTTTCAGTCACTCGGCTAATACAAAAtgtattacaacaacaacaacaatttaacATCttacaccaaaaaaaattattgaagacTAGATTTGGGTTTTTGGTTCTGTCCAAATCTagtctttaataaaaaaaaaatgaataaattaacataaaacgaaaataatataattcaaaactcttaaatactcaaaaaacCGCGAATTGTATCCAAGAAAAGCAATCGATCCACCCACCTATTTGTTGCTGTGTTTCCccaaagacaacaaaaaaattatatcgaacaatttactttatttgaatattaatattatttctaAGTTAGTTacttttttcgttcaatttaaaaaaaaatacttttaacggaaaaattttatcacaatattttggattttcttcAACTACTGTACGAAAACAGAAATGTGTggattttattgtttcttttGGATTTTACTGTttacttaaatattaattttaattttaaaatttattttaaacaaattataaaatattattaacaacATGGACAATTACAgaattctcacaaaaaaacaacaatttttggtcaagccaaataaaaataacgattACCATCGAAATATTTAAGACAACAATTTaacatcaaataattttccatcaataAATGTGTAaagcaaaaatgttaattatatCAAcaacagaataaaaaaaagaaaaaaaataaaataaaagattcgacaaacaaaaaaaattgttaaagtaGTTTATAGTCGTTGAATTGAATGACCGAGGACCGTCAATGTGttgcaataatttatttatttatttgaatgaaatctatttttatgactttcggTACGAGAACAGCGTAGAaagattgaaatttataaagtgGTTTACAATCGatgcagttttt
It encodes:
- the LOC134829226 gene encoding troponin C-like, producing the protein MDELDKAQIALLQNAFNAFDQEKKGCIDTTMVGTILSMLGHQLDDAMLKEIIDEVDADGSGELEFEEFVTLAARFMVEEDAEAMQQELKEAFRLYDKEGNGYITTGVLREILRELDDQLTNDDLDMMIEEIDSDGSGTVDFDEFMEVMTGGDD